In Nitrospiraceae bacterium, the following are encoded in one genomic region:
- a CDS encoding radical SAM protein: protein MNSILYIFLPCKKVYPIGVTYLADFIHRRRPDVRQRILDLSLFSESQRTQAVRDTALEFKPDLVCFSWRDIQIFSPHEGDASLEHAFNFYFASNPMKRVMASFAGLKQLYRYYSHIRANLSYPWLIRKEFPKSQIMVGGGAFTAFAEQLIEKLPEGTIGILGEGEDAILKVVNGESLEGERYIVREGKHIRKGEQRAPALLDTLTVDLPYLTSIFPQHAAYQDESIGVQTKRGCPYDCAFCLYPYIEGKRVRYRPPEMVVRDIAQHYHQWGARRFWFTDAQFITGKEAYPQCTEILERILSEKLEIEWSGYIRTSLITPELARLMVRSGVGDLEVAITSGSQEVLNNLHMGFKLERLYDGCRYLAEAGFKGKVILNYSLNSPKETEESLLQSVESYKKVASILGEERVFPLMFFLGIQPNTDLEHRLLEEGYLSAGYNPLMLTPTSIRKLLYNPAPLNKLIAKACLTAWQRKEGSRDPRAWTGSLSQTGPDQAQAQPTSQYADGNLIRGVQNNSGREALLTLEEILRSRRPSQSPSTPTEKSAVGSVS from the coding sequence ATGAATTCCATTCTCTACATCTTTCTCCCCTGCAAGAAGGTCTACCCGATCGGGGTGACGTACCTGGCCGACTTTATCCACCGCCGAAGGCCCGATGTCCGCCAACGGATCCTCGATCTGTCGCTTTTTTCGGAATCCCAGCGGACCCAGGCGGTTCGGGATACGGCCCTCGAGTTCAAACCGGACCTGGTGTGTTTCTCCTGGCGCGACATCCAGATTTTCTCTCCCCACGAAGGGGACGCCTCGCTGGAACACGCCTTCAATTTCTATTTCGCCAGCAACCCGATGAAGCGGGTCATGGCTTCCTTCGCTGGTTTGAAGCAGCTCTACCGGTACTACAGCCATATTCGGGCCAACCTGTCCTACCCCTGGCTCATTCGCAAAGAGTTCCCCAAGAGCCAGATCATGGTCGGAGGGGGCGCGTTCACGGCCTTTGCCGAACAGCTGATCGAGAAGCTGCCGGAAGGCACGATCGGCATCCTCGGTGAAGGAGAAGATGCCATCCTCAAGGTGGTCAACGGCGAATCCCTTGAAGGTGAGCGGTATATCGTTCGCGAAGGCAAGCACATCCGCAAAGGCGAGCAGCGGGCTCCGGCCTTATTGGATACCCTGACCGTCGACCTGCCCTATCTCACGTCGATTTTCCCGCAACATGCGGCATATCAGGACGAGTCGATCGGGGTACAAACCAAGCGCGGCTGTCCTTATGACTGCGCCTTCTGTCTGTATCCCTATATTGAAGGCAAACGTGTGCGGTATCGGCCCCCGGAGATGGTGGTCCGTGACATTGCCCAACATTATCATCAGTGGGGAGCGCGCCGGTTCTGGTTTACCGACGCCCAATTCATCACGGGCAAAGAGGCTTATCCACAGTGCACTGAGATCCTGGAACGAATCCTCAGCGAAAAGCTGGAGATCGAATGGTCGGGGTATATCCGAACCTCTTTGATCACGCCCGAGCTGGCCAGGCTGATGGTGCGATCAGGCGTCGGAGATTTGGAAGTGGCCATCACGTCCGGATCACAGGAGGTCCTGAACAACCTCCATATGGGGTTCAAGCTCGAGCGCCTCTATGATGGATGTCGCTATCTGGCCGAAGCCGGCTTCAAGGGCAAGGTCATCCTGAACTATTCGCTCAACTCCCCAAAGGAAACCGAAGAGAGCCTGCTTCAGAGCGTCGAGTCTTACAAGAAGGTTGCCTCGATCCTTGGCGAAGAGCGAGTGTTCCCCTTGATGTTCTTCCTGGGCATCCAGCCCAACACCGATCTTGAACATCGCCTGCTGGAGGAAGGGTACCTCTCGGCCGGGTATAACCCCTTGATGCTGACCCCGACCAGCATCAGAAAGCTGCTCTACAATCCTGCCCCTCTGAACAAACTGATCGCCAAGGCTTGCCTCACAGCCTGGCAACGTAAGGAAGGCAGCCGTGACCCGCGCGCCTGGACCGGATCACTTTCTCAAACCGGCCCCGACCAGGCTCAGGCCCAGCCCACGAGCCAGTACGCCGACGGCAATCTGATTCGCGGGGTGCAGAATAACTCGGGGCGTGAAGCGTTGCTGACCTTGGAAGAGATTTTGCGGTCGCGAAGACCTTCCCAATCGCCTTCCACTCCAACCGAAAAGTCTGCTGTTGGTTCAGTGAGTTAG
- a CDS encoding class I SAM-dependent methyltransferase, translating into MLRVEDPSIPQQSSAAPQAVSTWSGQAREQAVQRMFTAIAGVYDLNNTLLSFGLHYHWKRLTASYVPEVNQGRALDIGAGTADLALLIEPKMGQGGHVVASDLNYAMLAEGWRKVSSRGLQSRITCLQANAERLGFPDDTFHAVTTGFCMRNVGNLMQAFMEIRRVLRPGGRFVCLEFSRPVYGWLRNLYDWYSFRLLPWVGTKVAGDQTGVYEYLPASIRTFPDQERLAALLKEAGFRTVEYRNLTGGIVAIHVATK; encoded by the coding sequence ATGCTGCGTGTTGAGGACCCCTCTATCCCCCAGCAATCGTCGGCCGCGCCTCAGGCGGTCTCCACCTGGTCTGGCCAGGCTCGGGAACAGGCCGTTCAGCGGATGTTCACCGCGATTGCGGGCGTTTATGACCTCAACAATACCCTGCTGAGTTTTGGGCTTCATTATCACTGGAAGCGACTCACGGCCTCGTATGTACCTGAGGTCAATCAAGGCCGTGCGCTGGATATCGGTGCCGGTACGGCAGACCTGGCATTGCTGATTGAGCCCAAGATGGGACAAGGCGGACATGTGGTCGCCTCGGACTTAAATTATGCGATGCTGGCGGAAGGCTGGCGGAAGGTGTCAAGCCGCGGGCTGCAATCCCGCATCACCTGCCTCCAGGCTAATGCGGAACGCCTGGGTTTTCCGGACGATACCTTCCATGCGGTCACGACCGGGTTCTGCATGAGAAACGTGGGTAATTTGATGCAGGCGTTTATGGAAATCCGGCGCGTCCTCCGCCCCGGCGGCCGGTTCGTCTGCTTGGAGTTTTCGCGACCGGTCTATGGGTGGCTCAGGAACCTCTATGATTGGTACTCGTTCCGCCTCTTGCCCTGGGTCGGCACCAAAGTGGCCGGGGACCAAACCGGTGTCTATGAATATCTTCCTGCCTCGATCCGCACCTTCCCTGACCAGGAGCGGCTTGCCGCCCTGCTGAAGGAAGCCGGATTCCGCACCGTGGAATACCGAAACCTGACAGGCGGAATCGTGGCGATCCACGTGGCAACAAAATAG
- a CDS encoding MBL fold metallo-hydrolase produces the protein MQSKVLFNNDGHQWIVLGRDPAKDSHVIDTNEYAIIHKGKAMLLDPGGVQIFPHVLAELAKYVRMQDIEVIFASHQDPDIVSSLAMWIDLNPKIETYCSRLWTSFVSHFSAGTVIKLSGIPDEGMRIRIGERGPEMQAVPAHYCHSSGNFSLYDPIAGILFSGDIGSALVPSHESSLVVADFQQHIQYMRGFHLRWMPSSEALRGWVQRVRAINPRMICPQHGSIFEGEMVVQLLNWLESLEVGQWKNEPPQAATRAAA, from the coding sequence ATGCAGAGTAAGGTGCTCTTCAACAATGACGGCCATCAGTGGATCGTCTTGGGGCGCGACCCGGCCAAGGACAGCCACGTGATCGACACGAACGAATATGCCATTATCCACAAGGGCAAAGCGATGCTGCTCGATCCGGGTGGCGTCCAGATTTTTCCTCATGTCCTCGCCGAGTTGGCCAAATACGTTCGAATGCAGGACATCGAGGTGATTTTTGCCAGTCACCAGGACCCGGACATCGTCTCCTCACTGGCCATGTGGATCGATCTGAATCCCAAGATCGAGACCTATTGCTCGCGTCTCTGGACGAGCTTCGTGAGCCATTTCAGCGCCGGCACGGTGATTAAACTGAGCGGCATTCCGGATGAAGGTATGCGGATCAGGATCGGCGAGCGGGGCCCCGAGATGCAGGCGGTCCCGGCTCACTATTGCCATTCGTCTGGCAACTTTTCACTGTATGATCCGATCGCGGGCATTCTCTTCTCCGGCGACATTGGATCCGCCCTGGTACCGAGCCATGAATCCAGCCTAGTGGTAGCGGATTTCCAGCAACACATCCAGTACATGCGCGGCTTCCACCTTCGGTGGATGCCGTCGTCCGAAGCCTTGCGCGGATGGGTGCAGCGTGTGCGAGCCATCAACCCACGTATGATCTGCCCGCAACATGGATCGATTTTCGAAGGTGAGATGGTCGTCCAACTCCTGAACTGGCTGGAAAGCCTCGAGGTCGGCCAGTGGAAGAATGAACCGCCTCAAGCTGCCACTCGCGCCGCGGCCTAG
- the uvrA gene encoding excinuclease ABC subunit UvrA, which yields MSNSIVIKGAREHNLKNLDVEIPRDKLVVITGLSGSGKSSLAFDTIYAEGQRRYVESLSAYARQFLEQMGKPDVDSIEGLSPAISIEQKSTSHNPRSTVGTVTEIYDYLRLLFARVGRPYCFQCGNEITAQTVQQMVDAIRELPEGAKFQILAPIVRGRKGEYRKELLEMRRAGYVRARIDGEMVDLGDDITLDKQKKHTIEIVVDRLVMKPGEALARRLADSVENSLKLAGGLVGVLPEQGKAQLYSEQLACISCGVSYPEVTPRVFSFNSPHGACPACDGIGYAVTPGCPEDEDFTLLELCQTCQGARLKPESLSIKINKRSIAEVTRLSVRAAADFFGGLKFSERELVIAHRILKEIRERLGFLVNVGLDYLTLDRPAATLSGGEGQRIRLATQIGSGLVGVLYILDEPSIGLHQRDNRRLLQTLLRLRDLGNTVVVVEHDAETMDAADHILDLGPGAGTQGGKIVAQGTPAQIKANPDSLTGQYLKGQMAVSLPQRSRKPKGYLTVVGAKKHNLKGVTVKIPLGLMTCVTGVSGSGKSTLVLEVLFHSLSQLLYHKKPKIDGCKNLSGVDALDKVIDIDQSPIGRTPRSNPATYTGLFTFIRDLFSNLPESRVRGYKPGRYSFNVKGGRCEACQGDGLIKIEMHFLPDVYVTCEVCKGQRYNRETLDIQYKGRSIADILNMTVDDALEFFEHIPHIKAKLQTLHDVGLHYVRLGQSATTLSGGEAQRVKLSRELSKRPTGRTMYILDEPTTGLHFADTQRLLDVLNRLVEAGNTIVIIEHNLDVIKNADWLIDLGPEGGDRGGEIVAEGPPGEIAKAKRSYTGQVLKEAGL from the coding sequence ATGAGCAATTCCATCGTCATCAAGGGCGCGCGCGAGCACAATCTCAAGAACCTCGACGTCGAGATCCCCCGCGACAAGCTGGTCGTCATCACGGGCCTCAGCGGCTCAGGCAAGTCCTCGCTGGCGTTCGACACCATCTATGCCGAAGGGCAACGGCGATATGTCGAGTCCCTGTCCGCCTATGCCCGCCAGTTCCTAGAACAGATGGGTAAGCCCGATGTGGATTCCATCGAGGGCCTGTCGCCGGCGATCTCCATCGAGCAGAAGAGCACCAGCCACAATCCCCGCTCTACGGTCGGGACGGTCACCGAGATCTATGACTACCTGCGGCTTCTGTTCGCCCGGGTCGGGCGGCCCTACTGCTTTCAGTGTGGAAATGAGATCACCGCCCAAACCGTTCAGCAGATGGTCGATGCTATTCGGGAGTTGCCGGAAGGGGCAAAGTTCCAGATTCTCGCGCCGATCGTGCGTGGTCGAAAGGGAGAATACCGGAAGGAACTGCTCGAGATGCGGCGCGCCGGTTATGTGCGGGCGCGCATCGACGGCGAGATGGTCGACTTGGGCGATGACATCACGCTGGACAAGCAGAAAAAACATACAATCGAGATCGTCGTCGACCGATTGGTTATGAAGCCGGGGGAAGCCCTGGCCCGCAGGCTCGCTGATTCGGTGGAAAACTCCCTGAAACTGGCCGGGGGCTTGGTTGGTGTGCTGCCGGAGCAGGGGAAGGCGCAACTGTATAGCGAGCAACTGGCCTGCATCAGCTGCGGCGTGAGTTACCCTGAAGTGACCCCGCGAGTGTTTTCGTTCAACAGTCCCCACGGAGCCTGCCCGGCCTGCGACGGCATCGGGTATGCGGTGACGCCGGGCTGTCCAGAAGACGAAGACTTCACGCTGCTTGAACTCTGCCAGACCTGCCAGGGCGCCAGGCTGAAACCCGAAAGTCTCTCGATCAAAATTAATAAGCGCTCGATCGCCGAAGTCACGCGGTTGTCCGTCCGGGCGGCCGCGGATTTTTTCGGCGGCCTCAAGTTTAGCGAACGCGAACTGGTCATTGCCCATCGGATCCTCAAGGAAATCCGCGAGCGCCTGGGATTTCTGGTCAATGTGGGGTTGGATTATCTGACGCTGGATCGGCCGGCCGCTACGCTTTCCGGCGGCGAAGGGCAGCGGATTCGCCTGGCGACACAGATCGGCTCCGGACTCGTCGGGGTCCTCTACATCCTGGACGAGCCCTCCATTGGGCTTCATCAGCGGGACAACCGGCGGTTGCTGCAGACCCTGCTGCGCCTGCGTGACCTGGGCAACACGGTGGTCGTAGTCGAGCACGATGCCGAAACGATGGATGCGGCAGACCACATCCTCGACCTGGGGCCAGGCGCAGGGACTCAAGGGGGCAAGATCGTCGCCCAAGGCACACCGGCTCAAATCAAGGCCAACCCCGATTCATTGACGGGGCAGTATCTCAAGGGGCAGATGGCCGTGTCCCTTCCGCAGCGGAGCCGCAAGCCGAAAGGCTATCTCACGGTTGTCGGCGCAAAGAAACATAACCTCAAGGGCGTGACGGTCAAGATTCCGCTGGGGCTGATGACCTGCGTGACCGGTGTCTCGGGTTCCGGTAAGAGCACCTTGGTGCTCGAGGTACTGTTCCATTCGCTCTCGCAGTTGCTGTATCACAAGAAGCCCAAGATCGACGGGTGCAAGAATTTATCGGGTGTTGATGCGTTGGACAAGGTCATCGACATCGACCAGTCGCCGATCGGTCGGACGCCGCGTTCCAATCCTGCGACCTATACCGGCCTGTTCACGTTCATTCGCGATCTGTTTTCCAACCTGCCCGAATCTCGCGTGCGCGGCTACAAGCCGGGGCGTTATAGCTTCAACGTCAAAGGCGGACGCTGCGAGGCTTGCCAAGGGGACGGCCTCATCAAGATCGAAATGCATTTCCTGCCAGACGTCTACGTGACCTGCGAGGTCTGCAAGGGCCAGCGGTACAACCGAGAGACGCTGGACATCCAGTACAAGGGGCGCAGTATCGCCGATATCTTGAATATGACCGTCGATGACGCGCTGGAATTCTTCGAGCACATCCCCCACATCAAGGCCAAGCTTCAGACGCTGCATGACGTCGGGCTGCATTACGTCAGGCTGGGCCAGTCAGCCACGACCCTCTCGGGAGGGGAAGCACAGCGGGTCAAGCTTTCGCGCGAATTGTCCAAGAGACCGACCGGCCGCACGATGTACATCCTCGATGAGCCGACGACCGGCCTGCACTTCGCGGACACCCAGCGCCTGCTCGACGTGCTCAACCGATTGGTTGAAGCGGGCAATACCATCGTGATCATCGAACACAATCTCGACGTCATCAAGAACGCCGACTGGCTCATTGATCTCGGGCCGGAAGGTGGAGACCGTGGTGGCGAGATTGTGGCCGAAGGGCCACCGGGCGAGATTGCCAAGGCAAAGCGTTCGTACACGGGCCAGGTGTTGAAAGAGGCGGGGCTGTGA
- a CDS encoding DMT family protein, whose amino-acid sequence MHTIVLLTISNIFMTFAWYGHLKYKDVPLWQAIVVSWGIAFVEYCFQVPANRIGHYSFTAAQLKTIQEVITLVVFCAFSVWYLKEPLKWNYLVGFGMMVGAVFFVFKEW is encoded by the coding sequence ATGCACACCATTGTCTTGCTGACGATCTCCAACATCTTCATGACCTTCGCGTGGTACGGCCATTTGAAGTACAAGGATGTGCCGCTGTGGCAGGCGATCGTGGTCAGTTGGGGGATCGCCTTCGTCGAATACTGCTTTCAGGTTCCGGCCAACCGCATCGGGCACTATTCGTTTACGGCGGCGCAGTTGAAGACGATCCAAGAGGTCATCACATTAGTCGTCTTTTGTGCGTTTTCGGTGTGGTACCTCAAAGAACCGCTGAAGTGGAATTATCTGGTGGGCTTCGGGATGATGGTGGGAGCGGTCTTCTTTGTCTTCAAGGAGTGGTGA
- a CDS encoding ATP-binding protein, translating to MKATKSAAPEQAGAQSAEDFEKLGVFYLGRPYDLATKQGRPGWLLYDSKDLVTHAVCVGMTGSGKTGLCLALLEEAAIDNIPAIIIDPKGDLGNLLLTFPGLKGEDFQPWINEDDARKKGLSPADYAKAQAELWTKGLASWQQDGARIQRLRDAAEFSIYTPGSTAGLPISILKSFAAPGQDVLDDAELLRERISTTVTSLLGLLGIEADPIQSREHILLSTILDRTWREGKDLDLAALIQAIQAPPLTKIGVLDVDSFFPSKERFALAMRLNNLLAAPGFQAWLEGEALDVQSLLYTASGKPRITIFSIAHLNDAERMFFVTLLLSQMVGWMRAQSGTTSLRALLYMDEIFGYFPPVANPPSKLPLMTLLKQARAFGLGVVLATQNPVDLDYKGLANTGTWFIGRLQTERDKARVLEGLEGASAGAGKKFDKGRMEQILAGLGNRIFLMNNVHEDEPVVFETRWCLSYLRGPLTRTQIKTLMEPVRRNRGDVNRDAAGVTVSDATVSILPSSASRPVVPPDVPQQFIPVRGSVPANAGLLYLPMVLGSAQIRFADAKNSIDQLQTVTMLAPITDGAVPVDWSRAVAAEVVPGDLEPSPEKNAQFVPLPGSAAKSKNYADWNRDLAGWLFRTQKIDVFRSPSSKMLSMPGEPERDFRVRLQQAGREQRDRAAELLRQKYAPKIAALQDRVRRAEQAKAKQQSESRTSQVQAALSVGASILGAFLGRKAISATNIGRATTAIRSAGRVLKESQDVGHAEENAAAIQQQLAELESQFRAESDALAAATDPLAEKLESVTIKPTKSNIAVTLVALAWTPHWRGGDGTLVAAWS from the coding sequence ATGAAGGCGACCAAGTCTGCCGCGCCCGAACAAGCCGGCGCCCAGTCTGCCGAGGATTTTGAAAAGCTCGGTGTGTTTTATCTGGGTCGGCCGTACGACCTGGCGACCAAGCAGGGGCGACCTGGCTGGCTGCTGTACGACTCTAAGGATCTGGTGACACATGCGGTCTGTGTCGGAATGACCGGCAGCGGAAAGACCGGGCTCTGCCTGGCGCTGCTCGAGGAAGCTGCGATCGACAATATCCCCGCGATCATCATCGACCCCAAGGGCGATCTCGGCAATCTGCTGCTGACGTTCCCCGGTTTGAAGGGCGAGGACTTTCAACCTTGGATCAATGAGGATGACGCGAGGAAGAAAGGACTGTCGCCGGCCGATTATGCCAAGGCGCAGGCGGAACTCTGGACCAAGGGGCTGGCCTCCTGGCAGCAGGACGGCGCGCGGATTCAGCGGCTACGAGACGCCGCTGAGTTCAGTATCTACACACCCGGGAGCACCGCTGGGTTGCCGATTTCCATCCTCAAGTCCTTTGCCGCACCGGGACAGGATGTGCTCGATGACGCTGAACTGCTGCGGGAACGGATCAGCACCACCGTTACAAGTTTGTTGGGGTTGCTCGGGATCGAGGCCGATCCGATTCAGAGCCGCGAGCATATCTTACTGTCGACCATTCTGGATCGGACCTGGAGAGAGGGGAAGGACCTCGATCTGGCGGCGTTGATCCAGGCCATTCAAGCACCTCCCCTGACAAAGATCGGCGTGCTCGACGTGGATTCGTTCTTTCCGTCAAAGGAGCGATTCGCGCTGGCGATGCGGCTCAATAATCTGCTCGCCGCCCCGGGCTTTCAAGCCTGGCTGGAGGGAGAGGCGCTCGACGTGCAATCGTTGCTGTATACGGCTTCGGGCAAACCGCGCATCACCATTTTCTCGATCGCGCATTTGAACGATGCGGAGCGGATGTTTTTCGTCACCCTCCTCTTGAGTCAGATGGTCGGGTGGATGCGGGCACAGTCCGGCACCACCAGCCTTCGGGCCCTTTTGTACATGGACGAAATCTTTGGATACTTCCCTCCCGTGGCCAACCCCCCGTCGAAGCTACCCCTCATGACTTTGCTCAAGCAAGCGCGGGCCTTCGGCTTGGGGGTGGTGCTGGCGACGCAGAACCCGGTCGACCTTGACTACAAGGGCTTGGCAAATACCGGCACGTGGTTCATTGGGCGGCTGCAGACCGAACGGGATAAGGCCCGCGTGCTCGAAGGTTTGGAGGGGGCGTCTGCGGGTGCAGGAAAGAAATTCGACAAGGGGCGCATGGAGCAAATCCTTGCGGGCCTCGGCAACCGTATCTTTTTGATGAACAATGTCCATGAAGATGAACCGGTGGTGTTTGAAACCCGCTGGTGCCTCTCCTATCTGCGGGGACCGTTGACGCGAACCCAGATCAAAACCTTGATGGAGCCGGTCAGACGCAACAGGGGGGATGTGAATCGTGATGCGGCCGGCGTCACGGTTTCCGATGCGACCGTCTCTATTCTCCCGTCCTCCGCTTCGCGTCCGGTCGTCCCCCCAGACGTCCCGCAGCAGTTCATTCCGGTACGCGGGTCCGTTCCGGCGAATGCCGGCCTGTTGTACCTGCCGATGGTGTTGGGTTCCGCACAGATCCGATTCGCCGATGCGAAAAACAGCATCGACCAGCTGCAGACCGTCACCATGCTCGCCCCGATCACAGACGGGGCGGTGCCGGTTGATTGGAGCCGGGCCGTCGCGGCGGAGGTCGTCCCGGGGGATCTCGAGCCGTCTCCTGAGAAAAACGCGCAGTTCGTTCCGTTGCCTGGGAGCGCCGCCAAGTCGAAGAACTATGCGGACTGGAATCGAGATCTCGCCGGCTGGCTGTTTCGCACGCAGAAGATCGATGTGTTCCGGAGCCCGAGCAGCAAGATGTTGTCGATGCCGGGAGAGCCTGAGCGGGATTTCCGGGTTCGACTGCAGCAGGCCGGGCGCGAACAGCGCGATCGCGCAGCCGAGCTGCTCCGGCAAAAATACGCCCCGAAGATCGCCGCACTCCAGGACCGGGTCCGACGGGCGGAGCAGGCCAAAGCGAAGCAGCAAAGCGAATCGCGAACCAGCCAGGTGCAGGCTGCGTTGTCCGTGGGGGCATCGATCCTCGGCGCGTTCCTCGGGCGCAAGGCCATCAGCGCGACCAACATCGGCCGCGCCACCACCGCCATTCGAAGCGCGGGCAGGGTGTTGAAGGAATCGCAGGACGTCGGCCACGCCGAAGAAAATGCGGCGGCGATCCAACAGCAGTTGGCCGAACTCGAATCCCAATTCAGGGCCGAGAGCGATGCCTTGGCTGCGGCCACCGATCCGTTGGCCGAAAAACTCGAATCGGTCACCATCAAGCCCACCAAATCGAATATCGCGGTAACACTTGTTGCCTTGGCATGGACGCCTCATTGGCGTGGCGGCGACGGGACGCTCGTCGCGGCTTGGTCCTAG
- a CDS encoding PAS domain S-box protein, with protein sequence MSALARFGILDTSPEAAFDDLAQLAASLCNTPFSVIAFVDREREWFKATVGLTTGGTSRSAGFSSHAVTTRAPFLVPDAQADPRFSSHELVVGDPHVRFYCGVPVVTEDGYAIGAIAVMDRVPRTLLQEAVLALGRLAGQVAAQLELRRLRRDPTAVAGAAVRNIADQMVDAVIVTTRDGQVSYMNQEAERLLGIAASELVGQSLHEAVHRHEVDDRRRSDSSCELKDACAGDLARRCSDDRFVKKDGSIAHVSWTIGPLSQGEQCVGHFLTVRDITLQKRKEEVLRLIAGTRQSTGMAFLQELVETLARATGVEYAFCSRQLPGLHRAQALAGCGPDGPMKSFEYDLAGTPCETVVHRAFCHYPTDVQVAFPQDHMLRRLAITSYMALIVPSKTGEPIGWIALLGRAPLRDAVWAESLLRAERGVSLPARWHSSG encoded by the coding sequence GTGAGCGCTCTCGCACGCTTCGGGATTCTTGATACCTCTCCCGAGGCCGCCTTCGACGACCTTGCGCAGTTGGCGGCGTCTCTCTGCAATACTCCCTTTTCCGTCATCGCGTTTGTCGACCGTGAGCGCGAATGGTTCAAGGCCACGGTTGGACTGACCACCGGCGGGACAAGCCGCTCTGCCGGATTCTCCTCCCACGCCGTTACGACTCGAGCTCCCTTCCTCGTTCCGGATGCCCAGGCCGATCCCCGTTTTTCTTCGCATGAACTCGTGGTAGGGGACCCTCACGTGCGGTTTTATTGCGGCGTGCCGGTGGTGACGGAGGATGGCTATGCGATAGGAGCTATCGCTGTCATGGATCGGGTCCCTCGCACGCTTCTGCAGGAAGCAGTCCTGGCCCTGGGACGATTGGCGGGGCAAGTGGCCGCACAGTTGGAGCTGCGCCGATTGCGGCGGGACCCGACCGCCGTCGCTGGCGCAGCCGTTCGGAACATCGCCGACCAGATGGTGGACGCGGTCATTGTGACCACGCGGGACGGACAGGTCTCCTACATGAATCAGGAGGCGGAGCGACTTCTGGGCATCGCCGCATCGGAACTCGTGGGACAATCCCTGCACGAAGCCGTGCACCGTCACGAGGTGGATGATCGTCGCCGTTCGGATTCCTCCTGTGAACTCAAGGACGCCTGTGCCGGAGATTTGGCCCGACGGTGTAGTGACGATAGATTTGTCAAAAAAGACGGCTCGATCGCTCATGTCAGCTGGACCATTGGGCCCTTGTCTCAAGGTGAGCAGTGTGTGGGCCACTTCCTGACGGTCAGGGACATCACGCTCCAGAAGCGGAAGGAGGAAGTCCTGCGGCTGATTGCCGGAACGAGACAGTCGACCGGCATGGCGTTTTTGCAGGAACTCGTCGAAACACTCGCACGGGCGACCGGGGTGGAATATGCATTCTGTTCGCGGCAGCTGCCGGGTTTGCATCGAGCGCAGGCGTTGGCCGGCTGCGGACCTGACGGCCCGATGAAGTCGTTCGAGTACGATTTGGCCGGGACACCATGCGAGACCGTGGTGCATCGGGCCTTCTGTCACTATCCCACCGATGTCCAGGTTGCCTTTCCGCAGGACCATATGCTGCGCCGTCTCGCCATCACTTCCTACATGGCCCTGATTGTCCCCTCCAAGACCGGCGAGCCGATCGGCTGGATCGCCCTGCTCGGACGAGCGCCGCTGCGCGACGCAGTGTGGGCGGAATCACTGCTGCGGGCCGAGCGGGGAGTGAGCTTGCCCGCGAGATGGCACAGCAGCGGCTGA